The Toxorhynchites rutilus septentrionalis strain SRP chromosome 1, ASM2978413v1, whole genome shotgun sequence genome contains the following window.
ACAAACCAAACACCAGGGCTCATTTGTTTCAATGAGTATGCGGGAAACTTGGGAAAACATGGGACGGGCCGCTATCAATATAATAAAGGCAGTGTGTttgaagctgaaaaaaagtcatttacactgaaatattaggctgtcaaaaaagtcctgcggtatttccgcgaggtgtcgttgtaagcgcgtagttctagttgtattcattgtatcgagtcatactatagcttgttggaaaggtatttataatatagtccttgacagtgttttgtttggttaagtcgttcgtgagttatagtgtcgcaaatatggagcaaaataaagagaaaatccgacatattttacagtactactatgacaaaggcaaaaatgagggtctccgtagccacattggttgcgcgttcgcttagtaagcgatcgatcgtgagttcaaaactcaggaccctcattgaccatctttttgttgttacagaatagctacgtccacgcaacaatcataagcgatggaaatcgatccacggtcgaaataagatcgatttatccatacaactgttctgctctgcaagacacatcgggctgctgttctataaataactcaacaatgatcaatcaactgtctccgctgtccggtctaactggataatggaagaacagatagaaaactcttacgcctaaatggctactgtgtaaaaatgtgtaccatatgcaattgtatagaagggaatattctaacgccgaaaaatggcaactgtgtaaatgtgctaattatatatgtgataaacatgtgacatgtacacgattaaaattcggctctgttacagctaaaacgcTAGTGAGCCGCtatagagaaagagaaaaagtgaGCCGCTATAgagaaaggcaaaaatgcatctcaagctgccaataaaatttttgcagtttatggactcgatacagtttccatttccaccgcacaacgatggtttcaacgttttcgttctggtgtagaggtcgtcgaagatgcgccacgctccggaaggcctgtcgttgaaaattgcgacaaaatcgctgaattagccgagaaagaccggcatagtagcagccgtagcatcggccaagagctggggataagtcatcgaaCCGTTATtatccatttgaagaagcttggattcacaaagaagctcgatgtattggtgccacacacgttgacacaaaaaaacatctttgaccgtatcgacccatgtgaatcgctgctgaatcgcaacaaaatcgacccgtttctgaagcggatggtgactggcgatgaaaagtgggtcacttacgacaacgtgaagcgcaaacggtcgtggtcgaagcccgctgaagcggctcagacggtggccaagccctcattaacggccaggaaggttctgctgtgtgtttggtgggattgtcaaggaataatctattataagctgcttccctatggccaaacgctcaatttggacctgtactgccaacaactggaccgcttgaaggtagcacttatgaagaagaggccatctttgataaacagtggccgcattgtcttccatcaggacaacgccaggccacacacttctttggtgacgcgccagaagctccgggagctcggatgggaggttcttttgcatccgccgtatagtccggaccttgcaccaagtgactaccgcctgtttttgtccatggcgaacgagctaggtagtcagaagttagccacaaaagaggcctgtgaaaattggctatccgagttttttgccaataaggaagcgagcttctagaACAGTTGGCATcttgttgggaacaagtcatcgcacaaaacggcgcatattcgacttaaaacagatgattgtaactaattttaagaacaaatgaaaattcaaaaaaaaataccgcaggacttttttgacagcctaataaaatcatattcgttactcgtgaatatttgttgatagtCTAAGACACTGGTATCGAATACAATTCCCAAAAACCGTTCGAGATCCAAAAATATGTGGAGAATGCTCTGGGTTTGACAATTGACAATTGCGAAAACAAAAGGACCTCATACATCCTTAAGCTACGGAACGAAAAATAGGCAGCGACCTAAAAAAATGTGAGCAATGTCCAAGATGGGGCTTAAATCATGGGCCAACTCTGTcctgcaagttttacatttgtaacattaaagcaaaataagaaaaaaaaatcgttggaagcgattttcgatttaattttctacatcatttctataaggtttttgttgcttaaaACCGACTCAGAGCCGATAACAGcgagtcatatttattgagtcgagttcccagtggatGTCTCAGATGAAGGAAATGttaagaaaggattcatttccttctcaatttgttattttccgcatcagcttaccatcgggcagtatggcataccctcgatcggggcaatttgctcaCTTTCGGCtggataacattctcacgagagaaatagcttgtatgtgagggatgccagatgattttttcaaatatctctgcatgacaccatcaaatgtcttcaaatgtaatcttaatgaacaaaaataagcaacccatcacgatatttctaaatcatgttcgataaatcacacaaccaattgttttcacatactttgaaatgatctcagtatgttttcacaaaattaaatgtcttcgaAACGAAAgtatgtcttcacatctggcatctatattatgtgctcagagcatgtaggaaaaaagagcgcggactggagaattaatacactgggagaacacgctcaccggagaaacggtttcttctcttcgctggtggtcATGAcgtgaatagattgatggaatctctcattcatacaagctgtttctctgagctttagtctctgagagaaacagctTATGAGCATATtgtacttctgctgggccatttaacaccgtatgattgggaAATATAGAATCTGGGTGccttacaaaacaaaattcgtagcacttttgttattcagtatctaaaatacagaaagattacagatgactgagggttaactaatctacgtactgatgtagttgttaccttaactACACGAAGCTTCGAAAGAAATTCTTTTTCTCAATAagaatgagtaaaaaaaatcatttaagaTAAATGAAAGCCTATCTTCTcaaaataaaacggttttacaggatccagttttatTCCAGTTTTTTTAGGAGCAATCTTCCACTCTTTGTAAAATATTATTGACAACTCTGGGTATAATTAATAACGGAACTTTTGCTGGGGTTTACACTTAGTTCGTTGCTCTCGACGATTCTGATCAAATCATGCTGAAGCCGATCGATGTGTCGGGCAGGAAAATCTTCACATCATCCACGTATATAAGCACTTTTGCGTTGGTCAAACATGACGATAACTTATTCATGACCATGACAAACAGAATAGACCCCAAATGACTACCTTGCGGAACTCCTGAATTAACACCAAAGGACTTAGACGCATTTTTGTGCACTTGCACATACTCTGTTCTGCCCTCCAAATACGTCCTAATCCATTCGAACATTTCAACGTCAATGCCGAAATCAAGCACCGCGCCCATTATACTATCTACTTCTACCACATCGATGGCCTTGCTCATGTCTGTATGAATACAGTCCACCTGATACCCTTTGGATGTATAATCTGTGACGGTACAGCACAATTCGCATAGGTTCGTCACAACTGACCCATACTGTGTTGTTAAAACATGATCAATAATCCGTTCGTAAAGGTGGGAGTAAACAAGCAATTTTGGCATCGCAGACTGGTTTGCAACGCCCCGGTAGTTTTCGGCATCTGAGCGTGGGCCCATCTTATGAATTACAGCAGgggtttacagatttttttcatggcagagcactttttatagcaaaaaaattgacggagcacctgcattttttaatcaatagaACAAATCGTATTTGCATTGCCATTACCCAACAGGAAACAACTCTATTTTGGGTACGCATCCCAGTTACATGACATCTGACCCGGAGTGAACGAGATAAATTactatatgcccagtgaaattaaattgaagAATGTTTTTCTCAAGGAGGGTtttaaattggaagcatttgctataacttcgcggagcacaaatttcccgcggaacACCATATGAAAACCCTTGGATTAGAGTAATGTGCGAAATTTTCCACAACGGCGGGAGGTAACCGGTCGAGAGCTAGGAATTGAATACAGTAGTCAGGGGCAGTGGCGTAGTGTGCGGGCGGAAAACCCGGCATTTGCCggggcgccaaaatccaggAATTTTGAATATCTTTTTTTCCTACAAATATATTTCATCGTTCAATTGAGGAAAAAACACCCATCATGAGTGGTTGCTTCTGTCCGCACATTAACGTGGAAAAGTGGTGCATTTGAATTGTATTTTTGATGGTTCGGCCACATTTCTTCAATTTACCTTTGATATTGTCCAATATCTCTCGAAAATCCGAACAATTTGATGGattgatagttttttcaatgaaatcgaTTTTGTTCTCCTTATATCACTTGATACAATCCCGGCTGTAATGGCACCTTGTCAAGTCAGGCCAGAACTTCACTGGACCATAGTGTGATAGAATGAATGGCAAAATCCTGTTCTGAAGACACTCCTCCTTGTAATTGTTGCCCCAGTGATGACAATCATTGTCGTCGTTCCACAACTACCTAcagatcccttgccaaatcatcaacttACGGGCGTAAACGTACACAgcgtaaacaaatttgaacctACCCTACGCTTGACAAGGTAAAATTTGTTACCGagtatttttctaaaaatccatttttacgtaCCCATGATCAAATGTACCGGGATTTTCtaaataaagggcgaacacgaaattattgcgacaccgaaaatgtcatgccaattttcttataatgtttagaatcaaaccaaaattttagggtagttttttttacatatatttacttcaaaaatcaaaagaaaagttaatcgatggagccttgagtgtaaaattgaacgcattttcgcttgatgccctccatcaaagtctttacagtgtcatccggtaccagtttctcaacATGTCCTTCTCTTCTTTGACTGTcgtcttgctcttccgaagttcccgcttcattattgcccagtactgctccaccgggcgcagctccggacagtttggcgggttcatgtcctttggaacaaaatggacataattggcctcataccactccaggacacttttataatagtggcatgatgtcaaatctggccaaaatagcggagcttcgtcgtgctgctgcaagaacggcaaaaggcgcttctcgaggcactcagatttgtagatctcgccaattactgtgccctttgtcacgaaaggctcactcctcagtccgcaagagcagatggcctgccaaacgagatatttggaggcgaacttcgacattttcttcttcttgaatttgtcgtccacatcgaacttgctcttgccggtgaaaaactccaaccccggaatttgcttaaaatcggcttttatatacgtttcgtcgtccatcacacagcagccatattttgtcagcatcttctcgtagagcttccgtgcccgagttttagccgtcgattgttgccgctcattgcggtttgggaagttctgtaccttgtatgtatgtagtccggctctcttctttgcattctggacgtagctctgcgacatgccgatctttttagccaaatcacggcttgagacgttggaatttgctttaatcatccgcttcacctttccctccgtctttttgttctccggtcccggttttcttccagctcctttgccgtggtccaacgtcaaccgctcctggaaccgcttcaacactctggagacggttgaatagtgaatgttcaacatttttcccaactgccggtgcgacaggtcaggaaattccaggtgtttggaaagaatttgttctctcgactcgcgttggttcacctccattttcgttgaatcgaaaaacacgacttcgagtttgacagcatgtagacaatatgtgtgcaaaatttggttgatttttacccaaaggtaaaaaagttatgcccgcaataatttcgtgttcgccctttttttttatcccatttatttatttaaggctcattagcattttagctgtaacagagccgaattttaatcgtgtacatgtcacatggttatcatatctataattagcacattacacagttgccattcgccagtattccttctataccattacatatggtacattcacacagtagccatttaggtgtaagggtattctttctgttcttccattatccagttggaccaccggacagcggagacagttgtttgatcattgttgagttatttatagaacagtagcccgatgtgtctggcagagcagagcagttgtatggatgaatcgatcttattttgttgcgtggacgtagctattctgtaacaacataaagatggtcaataagggccctgagttttgaactcacgatcgatcgcttactaagcgaacgcgcaaccaatgtggctacggagacccccgtgtTCGCCCTTTGAAACAAAATAGAGTTGAATTTCAAGCAAATTTACTTGATCTCTTTCAAAACACAATtcatctgaagcaacacacatgtgtcaacgcttgacccagtcctccatgcatccctggtaggccAACGAAAGGATGGCTTTTAGTTCCCTCGTCACATTCTCTTCGATCtcatcgatcgactgaaatcttttTCCACGAAGTGGCAACATCAActagggaaacaaaaaaaaagtcgcacggggccatcAGGCTTACTCGGTGGTTtttacttgatgtttggtcagataattcagtacaattctGGCTCGGTGCGATGGCGTGTTACCATcatgcaaaatccaagaattgtcgGCCCACATTTCTGGTCGTTTGCAACATACAACATCTCTCTAACGCTTCAAAACGGATAAataatattctttgttgactGTCATAGTGCACTACGCGTTGACAATCGAAGAAAACACTCAGCATCACCTTCACTTTTGAGTGGATTTGACGCGGTTTTTTCTCGTCTTCGAAACGCTGCTCGGACGATTCTTGCTTTGTTTCTATGTCCAATTCATAGGCCCATATCTCGTCGCCCGTAGTTATCCGTTTCACGAAGGTTGGATCTCTTAAGGCTTCAGAAATCATCTCTTCAGCAACTGTCTGTTGTTGGTGTTCTTGCACGAAATTTAGTTCCTTCGGAACAAGCTAGGCTACCACGCGTCTCACCCAAAACAATATGCTGCACCGTTTCATATGCAATGCCAAATTCACTAGACATCTCTCTTAAGCTGGTATGACGATTTTCAAGCACCATTTCATTCACTCTCTTTAGGTTTTCATCGGTGTTCGACGTCTCCCGGTAATGTTTGAGTACGGTatttacagtcgattttggaaaaTTGAGGAATTTTGCAATCTTTCCTCCCAACCACGTCGGGTTCTCAATGTGATTCTACGCAAGGCAAATATTTGACTAGagaataagcgaagctggtaatgatTTTTCCTAACCTTCTAAATACGGataaactgctcaaagtgaacTTTGGTATAAGTGAGAAGCTttctcaaaatatcagaaactcaaagttagtgaaaaaatcaaataaagtgGTTTTTTTTGGGACGCCATTCTCATAGTTCGCCGGGagcgctgtctaccctcactacgtcgcTGGTCAGGGGTTCAGGGATAGAACACTTCATATGACAGTATCCTTAGAATGATGACTCAAGAGTACGTACTCTACGAGAGCATCATTGGGGATGCTTTGAATGTCGACGCATCCACAATTGCAACCATGACAGGCTACTCAAAAGGTACTGAAATGTACGATAAGACATAATCGGCGACCAAGCGTGGATGAGTGTAGGATGAGGTCTAAAGGAATCAGTGGATTGATAAAACCGTGCTTTTAGATCGTAGAAAGATGTGCCACAATCTAATGAACTCAGCATGACTGCATCGGTGAACATCCACATATTTCTGGGGGCTGaacaaaatccatcttcacgtaaCTGACTCTTCCGGCAGTTTCGAACGTTGTTTATTTGAGAAAGAAAAAACGACCACGGACATATTATAACACTTCACGCGGTTAAGCGGTAGTCGCTATCACGTTCTATTCAACGCCTCAAAGTATTTTTCATGTAACTTGAACCAAATATTATTTTACTCCTGTAGAAAATGTATGTATGTCTTTTGCCCGCCAATCAGCCACCCACCGAAACATTTTCAAGTACCGTTGTGTGTGAACCCTCCATTAGTTTCATTACCCCAGCGATACGAACAACTCCGTCCGCGCACCAGCACGAGTTTCTCGATGTGAGAGTATGTAAGTTTGGGACGTATAAGTTTTGCGGTAAAACTAAACATACCAATAGGGTTGCCGTCTGAGGGAATCCTGGTTCGCCATCACTCCCCGCACGAAGAACCAACTATGATGAAAGGGTCCCCGATAAGATAAGATAAATTTGGGCCGATCGAGCATACATACACATCGTAGTTCTCTATTTGCATAGCCCGTAATGGGCaaacatagattttttgatgagtGTATCCTTGCGCTTGCAGCACCAAATGCATGATGAACTTTGGCTCCGCCTGAATTGAGTTAGTGAAATGTCGTTTTGTATCGTATTGGAAAGATTTCCCATTACCTACATGGCCAAAGTTGATCGCACTGGTAATTGACGGAGGTTTGATGATGGGGTTTCCGAAGTTACTCTCCTCTCATCATCGATGGATGCACGCGCGCGGGTTGGCGAACGTTTCCATATTTACAGTTTTGTGGTAACTAATGTGTGCAGATGATATAAGTGTCCTAGTTAGTTATTTGAACTATTTACTTTAAACTCGTGTCTGTTTTTTGATTGACTGTTTTGATTTTCCCGTGTTTGTATAAGCAGTTTGATTAGGCTATAGTTTTCAGAAGTTTCGTTTGACTTTTAACTTGTGACGTAGGCTTTCGGTCTACATTTTGTTGTATGTTCATTGTTCTACTACCTTCGAGACTGtctctgtgtgtgtgtgagttACTGTTGGGGGCGAAATGAAGCAGTCCCTATTCTGTTTCCATTTCGTGTTTTGTTTCTATGTTAATCTTAACTATTTAATTCTGTATCACACTTTGTGGTTCGTTTTTGTTCGGTTCTTGAGTTGCGGTGACTCTTCCAGATGTTTGCAAGAGATCATCTACCGATACGTACGTCATCGTTCGAGAAGGGTCCGAGAGGGCATGCTGAAGTTTGTACTATCGTGTGATGGCGGAAGGGATACTACAGTGAGACGAAATCATTTCCTGTAACAAACACGGCAGCCGTGCTGATGGATGAAGGACCCGGTGTATTGGGACTGGGACCGGTTGGGGTCGCTGGTTGTAGGGGTGGCGTAGGGATTTCCTTGATCGGTTCGATTTCCTGCTTGATGAAGATACTCTCCTGTTCGATCTGGCGATCTCCATCCGGAAGTGAGAGCGTGGAGTTGCCACTGGCTGTGTACCTTCGACCCATGTTGTCGTACTTTAGGCAGGGAAAACTGTTCTCACATTTGTTTACCAGCTCGGCTTTACTGAACCGGGCGTTCATCTTGGCTGAGGAGTTGATAATTTTACTACACTCCTGACACATGGCCGTCGGTGGACTGCTGAATCCAGTTATCTCGCACGACTCTTCGATGTTGGAGTAATTGACGATAGTGTCCTGCAGCTGCAACGCTTCCATGCCACTGGTAGACGCGTTCGGATGCTGCGTCTGTAGCGCTTGTGGATGTACCGCAGTTAGCGAAGATGGCTGGCTGCTGTTCGAGGGAGCTGTTGCCGCCGTCAACGCTGGCCGATTCTTGCGAGGTAGCGTTGCGTACGatgacacattgactggaatcAACTTGCCTTTGGACCTGTTCGGAATGTTCAGCAAATCGGGGTACATCTTAAGTTCTGGGTTGTCCAGTGCATCCTGTGTAACCGAAACGGATATGAAGATGTTCCCATAGGCCGGATTTGGAACCATTTGGGAGCAGAACTCGGGCGGAGGAGGAAACACCCCAACATTCAGTGGAAATTCCTCCCGCTTCGCGGCTATTGACTCGATTGTTATCTGTACGGGCTCCATGGCGATCGTGGAGTCCGTTTTGGTCGACGGAGTCATCACATCACTGGCGCTGAATTCTTGCCGCTCGTTGGTCGTTATACTCAAGTCAAGCAGTTTCTTCTCCTGGTCATTGAAGCTCACACTACTTTTGATATTCTTCTTTCTCCGTCGCGTCCGTAGCTTCCTCTTGCAGAGACAGATCACCACCGATAGCGAAAGAAGACCAAAAATTGTCCCGAATATGCCCAATATAAGCCCAAAGTACCAGAATGTTTCCGGTGTTTTGATAATAACTCTTTCCACCACTTCCGGCAGTATCAAGCTGAAATTTTTGGTTACAAATCCAATCTTGTTACTGGCAGTGCACGTATAATACCCCGAATCGTTACTTGTGATGTTCAGTATCGTCAAGTTACTCCACATCGTTACATTGCCATCGAACTTCACCACCCGTTCGCTCTCCACCATCATATTCTCCTGATCCACGATTTTCCCGTTGAGATCCCACGTCACCGTGGGCTCCGGATCGCCAAACGCCACACATCGGTAGGTGATGTTCGCCCCCAAATCCTCGATATCGTCCACATCGTCCCGATAGATCTCCAACTGTGGCATACAGCCAAACTGATCCGTCTCCAGCGATTCCCACGTCAAGTCTTTCAAACTGTACGGTTGGTGACACCTTAGACTTCTTTTGTTAAGCGAATTGTTCAAGTACCACCCCCGGAACTGCCGGAGGTGACAATCGCAGTTCCAGAGGTTTTCCTCCAGCATTAGCGTCTTCAAGTTCTTCATGTGGTTAAACACGTAGTGCGGCAGACTCTGCAGCTGATTCCTCGTCAAATCCAGGAACTCTAGTAGCTCCAGGTTGGAGAACGCCGTCTCCGCCACACTATTCAGCTGGCAGTCATGCAGATCGATATTCCGCAAGTACGGCAGTACCGGGAACTGATCCGCCACCAGCTGCTTCAACGGATTACTGTACAGGTTTATGATTCGCAGCCGGTTATTTCCCGCGAAGGTTTGCTTGTCCAGCGATTGGATCTCATTCTCGCTCAAGTCCACCTCGATCAGAATTTTCAGGTTCTTGAACGCCTCCCGGTGGACGTACTTGACCCGGGAGTGCTTCAGGTGGATCTTCTGCAGGTTGCCCAGCCCCAGGCTGGTGAATTCCTCTCGGTTGAGATAGGCAATGTTGTTGTCGTTCAGTACCAGCACCTGCAGCTCGGTGGACAGATTCGTGGGGATCGAGTTGAGCCCTAGGCTGTTGCAGAGGGCCGATTTCTTACCACTGGACCACTTGCAGACGCAACCGGTCGGACAGCTCGCGCTCCAGTCAGCACAGGAGGCCGATGTTATCAGTAGGAGAAGCACTgcgaaagagaaaagaaaaacgGGACAGTTTGTTATTTGGGTATGTGATCGTCG
Protein-coding sequences here:
- the LOC129762166 gene encoding uncharacterized protein LOC129762166 — protein: MIQFCLTVLLLLITSASCADWSASCPTGCVCKWSSGKKSALCNSLGLNSIPTNLSTELQVLVLNDNNIAYLNREEFTSLGLGNLQKIHLKHSRVKYVHREAFKNLKILIEVDLSENEIQSLDKQTFAGNNRLRIINLYSNPLKQLVADQFPVLPYLRNIDLHDCQLNSVAETAFSNLELLEFLDLTRNQLQSLPHYVFNHMKNLKTLMLEENLWNCDCHLRQFRGWYLNNSLNKRSLRCHQPYSLKDLTWESLETDQFGCMPQLEIYRDDVDDIEDLGANITYRCVAFGDPEPTVTWDLNGKIVDQENMMVESERVVKFDGNVTMWSNLTILNITSNDSGYYTCTASNKIGFVTKNFSLILPEVVERVIIKTPETFWYFGLILGIFGTIFGLLSLSVVICLCKRKLRTRRRKKNIKSSVSFNDQEKKLLDLSITTNERQEFSASDVMTPSTKTDSTIAMEPVQITIESIAAKREEFPLNVGVFPPPPEFCSQMVPNPAYGNIFISVSVTQDALDNPELKMYPDLLNIPNRSKGKLIPVNVSSYATLPRKNRPALTAATAPSNSSQPSSLTAVHPQALQTQHPNASTSGMEALQLQDTIVNYSNIEESCEITGFSSPPTAMCQECSKIINSSAKMNARFSKAELVNKCENSFPCLKYDNMGRRYTASGNSTLSLPDGDRQIEQESIFIKQEIEPIKEIPTPPLQPATPTGPSPNTPGPSSISTAAVFVTGNDFVSL